In the Ctenopharyngodon idella isolate HZGC_01 chromosome 4, HZGC01, whole genome shotgun sequence genome, one interval contains:
- the LOC127510665 gene encoding gastrula zinc finger protein XlCGF8.2DB-like isoform X4, translating into MAFIKEESEDLRIEETFRVKQEDTEEQTDLIMLKEESQELNDVKEEKHHGFITGEKSFSCSQTEKTSTPKRARKTATRSKEDCLCHHCGMSFPDIKDLKRHVIIHSGEKPFKCKQCEKSFRFSKYLKTHMKIHTGDKPFTCHHCGKSFCHKVSLKNHMRIHTGEKPFTCKLCGKSFSQQEHLKCHMRIHTGDKPFTCSECGKSFCHKVSLKTHMRTHTGEKPFTCPQCGMNFTYKESLEIHMRTHTGVKLFTCKLCGKSFSRKRNLMTHVKLHTGEKPFACFYCGKSFKLKGNLEIHMRLHTGEKPYKCPQCEESFTYHRDLKHHLQTHSGKTLQCSSV; encoded by the coding sequence ATCTGATAATGCTGAAAGAGGAGAGTCAAGAACTGAATGATGTAAAGGAAGAGAAACATCATGGTTTCATAACTGGAGAAAAATCTTTTAGTTGTTCACAGACTGAAAAAACTTCCACACCAAAAAGAGCTCGAAAGACGGCAACTCGCTCAAAAGAAGACTGTTTATGTCATCATTGTGGAATGAGTTTTCCAGACATAAAGGACCTTAAAAGGCATGTAATAATTCAttctggagagaaacctttcaaATGCAAGcagtgtgaaaagagtttcCGATTCAGTAAATACCTTAAGACTcacatgaaaattcacactGGTGACAAGCCTTTTACGTGCcatcactgtggaaagagtttctgtCATAAAGTAAGTCTCAAGaatcacatgagaattcacactggagagaagccattcacctgcaaactgtgtgggaagagcttctCGCAACAAGAACATCTTAAAtgtcacatgagaattcacactggtgACAAGCCTTTCACATGCTCtgaatgtggaaagagtttctgtCATAAAGTAAGTCTCAAGACTCACATGAGAACTCACACTGGGgagaagcctttcacatgccctcagtgtggaatgAATTTTACATATAAGGAATCTCTTGAAATCCACATGAGAACTCACACTGGAGTGAAGCTGTTCACCTGCAAActgtgtgggaagagcttctCACGAAAAAGAAATCTTATGACTCATgtgaaacttcacactggagagaagccatttGCCTGCTTttactgtggaaagagtttcaaacTTAAAGGAAACCTTGAGATTCACATGAGgcttcacactggagagaagccttataagtgtcctcagtgtgaagagagtttcacaTATCATAGAGACCTGAAACATCACTTGCAAACTCATTCTGGAAAGACATTACAGTGTTCCTCAGTGTAA
- the LOC127510665 gene encoding gastrula zinc finger protein XlCGF8.2DB-like isoform X5, which translates to MAFIKEESEDIKIEEAFSVKQEDTEEQTDLIMLKEESQELNDVKEEKHHGFITGEKSFSCSQTEKTSTPKRARKTATRSKEDCLCHHCGMSFPDIKDLKRHVIIHSGEKPFKCKQCEKSFRFSKYLKTHMKIHTGDKPFTCHHCGKSFCHKVSLKNHMRIHTGEKPFTCKLCGKSFSQQEHLKCHMRIHTGDKPFTCSECGKSFCHKVSLKTHMRTHTGEKPFTCPQCGMNFTYKESLEIHMRTHTGVKLFTCKLCGKSFSRKRNLMTHVKLHTGEKPFACFYCGKSFKLKGNLEIHMRLHTGEKPYKCPQCEESFTYHRDLKHHLQTHSGKTLQCSSV; encoded by the coding sequence ATCTGATAATGCTGAAAGAGGAGAGTCAAGAACTGAATGATGTAAAGGAAGAGAAACATCATGGTTTCATAACTGGAGAAAAATCTTTTAGTTGTTCACAGACTGAAAAAACTTCCACACCAAAAAGAGCTCGAAAGACGGCAACTCGCTCAAAAGAAGACTGTTTATGTCATCATTGTGGAATGAGTTTTCCAGACATAAAGGACCTTAAAAGGCATGTAATAATTCAttctggagagaaacctttcaaATGCAAGcagtgtgaaaagagtttcCGATTCAGTAAATACCTTAAGACTcacatgaaaattcacactGGTGACAAGCCTTTTACGTGCcatcactgtggaaagagtttctgtCATAAAGTAAGTCTCAAGaatcacatgagaattcacactggagagaagccattcacctgcaaactgtgtgggaagagcttctCGCAACAAGAACATCTTAAAtgtcacatgagaattcacactggtgACAAGCCTTTCACATGCTCtgaatgtggaaagagtttctgtCATAAAGTAAGTCTCAAGACTCACATGAGAACTCACACTGGGgagaagcctttcacatgccctcagtgtggaatgAATTTTACATATAAGGAATCTCTTGAAATCCACATGAGAACTCACACTGGAGTGAAGCTGTTCACCTGCAAActgtgtgggaagagcttctCACGAAAAAGAAATCTTATGACTCATgtgaaacttcacactggagagaagccatttGCCTGCTTttactgtggaaagagtttcaaacTTAAAGGAAACCTTGAGATTCACATGAGgcttcacactggagagaagccttataagtgtcctcagtgtgaagagagtttcacaTATCATAGAGACCTGAAACATCACTTGCAAACTCATTCTGGAAAGACATTACAGTGTTCCTCAGTGTAA
- the LOC127510665 gene encoding gastrula zinc finger protein XlCGF8.2DB-like isoform X6: protein MAFIKEESEDMKIEETFRVKHEDTEEQTDLIMLKEESQELNDVKEEKHHGFITGEKSFSCSQTEKTSTPKRARKTATRSKEDCLCHHCGMSFPDIKDLKRHVIIHSGEKPFKCKQCEKSFRFSKYLKTHMKIHTGDKPFTCHHCGKSFCHKVSLKNHMRIHTGEKPFTCKLCGKSFSQQEHLKCHMRIHTGDKPFTCSECGKSFCHKVSLKTHMRTHTGEKPFTCPQCGMNFTYKESLEIHMRTHTGVKLFTCKLCGKSFSRKRNLMTHVKLHTGEKPFACFYCGKSFKLKGNLEIHMRLHTGEKPYKCPQCEESFTYHRDLKHHLQTHSGKTLQCSSV, encoded by the coding sequence ATCTGATAATGCTGAAAGAGGAGAGTCAAGAACTGAATGATGTAAAGGAAGAGAAACATCATGGTTTCATAACTGGAGAAAAATCTTTTAGTTGTTCACAGACTGAAAAAACTTCCACACCAAAAAGAGCTCGAAAGACGGCAACTCGCTCAAAAGAAGACTGTTTATGTCATCATTGTGGAATGAGTTTTCCAGACATAAAGGACCTTAAAAGGCATGTAATAATTCAttctggagagaaacctttcaaATGCAAGcagtgtgaaaagagtttcCGATTCAGTAAATACCTTAAGACTcacatgaaaattcacactGGTGACAAGCCTTTTACGTGCcatcactgtggaaagagtttctgtCATAAAGTAAGTCTCAAGaatcacatgagaattcacactggagagaagccattcacctgcaaactgtgtgggaagagcttctCGCAACAAGAACATCTTAAAtgtcacatgagaattcacactggtgACAAGCCTTTCACATGCTCtgaatgtggaaagagtttctgtCATAAAGTAAGTCTCAAGACTCACATGAGAACTCACACTGGGgagaagcctttcacatgccctcagtgtggaatgAATTTTACATATAAGGAATCTCTTGAAATCCACATGAGAACTCACACTGGAGTGAAGCTGTTCACCTGCAAActgtgtgggaagagcttctCACGAAAAAGAAATCTTATGACTCATgtgaaacttcacactggagagaagccatttGCCTGCTTttactgtggaaagagtttcaaacTTAAAGGAAACCTTGAGATTCACATGAGgcttcacactggagagaagccttataagtgtcctcagtgtgaagagagtttcacaTATCATAGAGACCTGAAACATCACTTGCAAACTCATTCTGGAAAGACATTACAGTGTTCCTCAGTGTAA
- the LOC127510665 gene encoding gastrula zinc finger protein XlCGF8.2DB-like isoform X3, translating to MAFIKEENEDITIEETFCVKQEDTEEQTDLIMLKEESQELNDVKEEKHHGFITGEKSFSCSQTEKTSTPKRARKTATRSKEDCLCHHCGMSFPDIKDLKRHVIIHSGEKPFKCKQCEKSFRFSKYLKTHMKIHTGDKPFTCHHCGKSFCHKVSLKNHMRIHTGEKPFTCKLCGKSFSQQEHLKCHMRIHTGDKPFTCSECGKSFCHKVSLKTHMRTHTGEKPFTCPQCGMNFTYKESLEIHMRTHTGVKLFTCKLCGKSFSRKRNLMTHVKLHTGEKPFACFYCGKSFKLKGNLEIHMRLHTGEKPYKCPQCEESFTYHRDLKHHLQTHSGKTLQCSSV from the exons atggcgtttattaaagaaGAGAATGAAGACATTAcgattgaagaaacattctgtgtgaaacaagaagatactgaggaacaaacag ATCTGATAATGCTGAAAGAGGAGAGTCAAGAACTGAATGATGTAAAGGAAGAGAAACATCATGGTTTCATAACTGGAGAAAAATCTTTTAGTTGTTCACAGACTGAAAAAACTTCCACACCAAAAAGAGCTCGAAAGACGGCAACTCGCTCAAAAGAAGACTGTTTATGTCATCATTGTGGAATGAGTTTTCCAGACATAAAGGACCTTAAAAGGCATGTAATAATTCAttctggagagaaacctttcaaATGCAAGcagtgtgaaaagagtttcCGATTCAGTAAATACCTTAAGACTcacatgaaaattcacactGGTGACAAGCCTTTTACGTGCcatcactgtggaaagagtttctgtCATAAAGTAAGTCTCAAGaatcacatgagaattcacactggagagaagccattcacctgcaaactgtgtgggaagagcttctCGCAACAAGAACATCTTAAAtgtcacatgagaattcacactggtgACAAGCCTTTCACATGCTCtgaatgtggaaagagtttctgtCATAAAGTAAGTCTCAAGACTCACATGAGAACTCACACTGGGgagaagcctttcacatgccctcagtgtggaatgAATTTTACATATAAGGAATCTCTTGAAATCCACATGAGAACTCACACTGGAGTGAAGCTGTTCACCTGCAAActgtgtgggaagagcttctCACGAAAAAGAAATCTTATGACTCATgtgaaacttcacactggagagaagccatttGCCTGCTTttactgtggaaagagtttcaaacTTAAAGGAAACCTTGAGATTCACATGAGgcttcacactggagagaagccttataagtgtcctcagtgtgaagagagtttcacaTATCATAGAGACCTGAAACATCACTTGCAAACTCATTCTGGAAAGACATTACAGTGTTCCTCAGTGTAA
- the LOC127510665 gene encoding gastrula zinc finger protein XlCGF8.2DB-like isoform X13 has product MLKEESQELNDVKEEKHHGFITGEKSFSCSQTEKTSTPKRARKTATRSKEDCLCHHCGMSFPDIKDLKRHVIIHSGEKPFKCKQCEKSFRFSKYLKTHMKIHTGDKPFTCHHCGKSFCHKVSLKNHMRIHTGEKPFTCKLCGKSFSQQEHLKCHMRIHTGDKPFTCSECGKSFCHKVSLKTHMRTHTGEKPFTCPQCGMNFTYKESLEIHMRTHTGVKLFTCKLCGKSFSRKRNLMTHVKLHTGEKPFACFYCGKSFKLKGNLEIHMRLHTGEKPYKCPQCEESFTYHRDLKHHLQTHSGKTLQCSSV; this is encoded by the coding sequence ATGCTGAAAGAGGAGAGTCAAGAACTGAATGATGTAAAGGAAGAGAAACATCATGGTTTCATAACTGGAGAAAAATCTTTTAGTTGTTCACAGACTGAAAAAACTTCCACACCAAAAAGAGCTCGAAAGACGGCAACTCGCTCAAAAGAAGACTGTTTATGTCATCATTGTGGAATGAGTTTTCCAGACATAAAGGACCTTAAAAGGCATGTAATAATTCAttctggagagaaacctttcaaATGCAAGcagtgtgaaaagagtttcCGATTCAGTAAATACCTTAAGACTcacatgaaaattcacactGGTGACAAGCCTTTTACGTGCcatcactgtggaaagagtttctgtCATAAAGTAAGTCTCAAGaatcacatgagaattcacactggagagaagccattcacctgcaaactgtgtgggaagagcttctCGCAACAAGAACATCTTAAAtgtcacatgagaattcacactggtgACAAGCCTTTCACATGCTCtgaatgtggaaagagtttctgtCATAAAGTAAGTCTCAAGACTCACATGAGAACTCACACTGGGgagaagcctttcacatgccctcagtgtggaatgAATTTTACATATAAGGAATCTCTTGAAATCCACATGAGAACTCACACTGGAGTGAAGCTGTTCACCTGCAAActgtgtgggaagagcttctCACGAAAAAGAAATCTTATGACTCATgtgaaacttcacactggagagaagccatttGCCTGCTTttactgtggaaagagtttcaaacTTAAAGGAAACCTTGAGATTCACATGAGgcttcacactggagagaagccttataagtgtcctcagtgtgaagagagtttcacaTATCATAGAGACCTGAAACATCACTTGCAAACTCATTCTGGAAAGACATTACAGTGTTCCTCAGTGTAA